One stretch of Mangifera indica cultivar Alphonso chromosome 9, CATAS_Mindica_2.1, whole genome shotgun sequence DNA includes these proteins:
- the LOC123225321 gene encoding LEAF RUST 10 DISEASE-RESISTANCE LOCUS RECEPTOR-LIKE PROTEIN KINASE-like 2.7 encodes MALMSFRHFLWSPLVPLIYFTVVIPVKIQSLRYGDCNIPIRCGNLTAGYPFWGVDRPSGCGHPDLQIFCENDKPIMKMNDLFYLVLNVDEKARILRIARDDYLGGICSPRFINTTLNPALFKYTNEYQMLTLLYACPNSTSLSGHFTCSFTGTNKKDGYIDIGGKGPEACDAGVNVPFPRSLILPATENRSVLEQAFRDGFQVKWNVNITFCEKCIESQGYCSHDDYFDEAICFCRNGQFSRSEACNISLSNQGSSESPAPGANGRF; translated from the exons ATGGCCCTAATGAGCTTCCGGCATTTCCTGTGGTCGCCTCTTGTTCCTCTTATATATTTCACAGTCGTGATTCCTGTTAAGATTCAGTCATTAAGGTACGGAGATTGTAATATTCCAATAAGATGTGGGAATCTTACAGCCGGTTATCCATTCTGGGGAGTTGACCGCCCGAGTGGTTGTGGCCATCCTGACCTGCAGATCTTTTGTGAGAACGATAAGCCTATAATGAAGATGAATGACTTATTTTACCTTGTTTTGAACGTGGATGAAAAAGCCCGTATTCTCAGGATTGCAAGAGATGATTACTTGGGTGGAATCTGTTCACCTCGATTTATTAACACCACCCTCAACCCGGCGCTATTTAAGTATACGAATGAGTATCAGATGCTTACTCTACTTTATGCTTGCCCCAATTCGACTTCTCTTTCAGGACATTTCACTTGCTCTTTCACTGGTACCAACAAGAAGGATGGCTATATAGACATAGGAGGTAAAGGTCCTGAGGCATGTGATGCTGGCGTAAATGTTCCCTTTCCTAGATCGTTAATTCTGCCAGCAACGGAGAATCGGTCAGTTTTGGAACAAGCCTTCCGAGACGGATTTCAGGTGAAATGGAATGTAAATATCACGTTTTGTGAGAAATGCATCGAATCTCAGGGATATTGTAGTCACGATGATTATTTCGATGAAGCAATTTGTTTCTGCCGAAATGGACAATTTAGCCGGTCTGAAGCATGCAACATCTCGCTGTCCAACCAAGGCTCAAGTGAGTCTCCAGCTCCGG GTGCCAACGGTAGGTTTTGA
- the LOC123225322 gene encoding uncharacterized protein LOC123225322 isoform X1, translating into MLGTNLQFGRVRGEDRFYMTVKARRNQNQMQKKQAAAKSGENESVSPENTKDCVVKPSISSDVSVPEPSVVSVSNLDRFLKFTTPSVPAQYLSKTAVRSWRTCGEEFQPYFTLGDLWESFKEWSVYGAGVPLVLDQSDSVIQYYVPYLSGIQLYGESTQSATMSRGTRDGEEDDLCELVVHSNFSI; encoded by the exons ATGTTGGGAACTAATTTACAGTTCGGGCGTGTACGTGGCGAGGATCGGTTTTACATGACTGTGAAGGCCAGAAGGAATCAGAACCAAATGCAGAAAAAACAAGCAGCAGCAAAAAGTGGCGAAAATGAGAGTGTATCACCGGAAAACACCAAAGACTGTGTCGTGAAGCCTTCAATTTCAAGTGACGTTTCAGTACCTGAACCATCTGTAGTCTCTGTTAGTAACCTTGATAGATTCTTGAAATTCACCACGCCTTCCGTACCGGCTCAATATTTATCTAAG ACCGCAGTGAGAAGTTGGAGAACTTGCGGTGAAGAGTTTCAGCCTTACTTCACATTGGGTGATCTGTGGGAGTCCTTTAAGGAATGGAGTGTCTATGGGGCTGGAGTGCCTCTGGTACTTGATCAGAGTGATTCTGTTATTCAATACTATGTCCCTTATCTGTCAGGAATCCAATTGTACGGTGAATCTACTCAGTCAGCCACTATGTCAAG AGGAACAAGAGATGGCGAAGAAGATGATCTTTGTGAGCTTGTGGTGCATTCAAACTTTTCCATCTGA
- the LOC123226464 gene encoding glycosyltransferase BC10: MSKMGTEPNLFEPVSKFVKSHLQLAHFIRFMFFVIGLSLGVIISLYFLNFSFTIQPRFLFPLAAAPKLSNLSTSDSSFLHKEKIFIAHNMSDDELFKRALSMERIIQNSSYEFFPKVAFMFLTRGPLPLSPLWEKYFEGHEGFYSIYVHSHPSFVEDLPANSVFYGRRIPSQPVYWGTATMTDAERRLLANALLDISNQRFILLSESCIPLFNFKITYDYLINSNLSFLNSFDDPRKPGRGRYNPKMWPHINITNWRKGSQWFEVRRDLAMRILSDTKYYPIFQNFCHPPCYMDEHYIPTLVNILYPELNSNRSITWVDWSRGGPHPGKFGWNDITDEFLNQIRYGSECMYNGNSTSMCVLFARKFIPNALEPLLRVGPLLLGFNP, from the exons ATGTCAAAAATGGGCACTGAGCCAAATTTATTCGAACCCGTTTCAAAGTTTGTGAAATCCCATTTGCAGCTTGCCCATTTCATTCGTTTTATGTTCTTTGTCATCGGTTTATCTCTTGGTGTCATCATCAGTTTATATTTCTTGAACTTCTCTTTCACCATTCAACCTAGATTTCTCTTTCCTCTTGCCGCTGCACCAAAATTGTCTAACCTTAGTACTTCAGACTCGTCGTTTTTGcacaaagagaaaatattcatcGCGCACAATATGAGCGATGATGAGTTGTTTAAGAGAGCTTTATCAATGGAGAGAATAATTCAAAACTCTTCTTATGAGTTTTTTCCCAAAGTTGCCTTCATGTTCTTGACCAGAGGGCCTCTTCCATTGTCTCCGTTGTGGGAAAAGTACTTTGAAGGCCATGAAGGTTTTTACTCCATTTATGTTCACTCGCATCCATCTTTTGTTGAAGATTTGCCTGCAAATTCTGTCTTCTATGGAAGACGAATTCCCAGCcag CCAGTTTATTGGGGAACTGCAACAATGACAGATGCCGAAAGGCGTCTCCTAGCAAATGCTCTCCTTGACATCTCCAATCAAAGATTTATTCTACTTTCTGAATCTTGCATTCCGTTGTTtaacttcaaaatcacttaTGATTATCTCATTAACTCAAACCTCAGTTTTCTGAACTCATTTGATGACCCAAGAAAGCCAGGTCGAGGCCGATACAACCCCAAAATGTGGCCACACATAAACATCACTAATTGGCGAAAAGGGTCTCAATGGTTTGAGGTTCGTCGTGACCTAGCTATGCGCATTCTTTCTGATACCAAATATTAtccaatttttcaaaatttttgtcacCCACCTTGTTACATGGATGAACACTATATTCCAACATTAGTGAACATACTTTACCCtgaattgaattcgaatcgaagTATTACTTGGGTTGATTGGTCGAGGGGTGGCCCTCATCCAGGAAAATTCGGATGGAACGACATTACGGATGAATTCTTGAATCAAATTAGGTATGGATCAGAATGTATGTATAATGGTAATTCTACTTCAATGTGTGTTTTGTTTGCGAGAAAATTTATCCCTAATGCCTTAGAGCCTCTATTGAGGGTTGGTCCATTGTTACTTGGTTTTAATCCTTGA
- the LOC123226343 gene encoding LEAF RUST 10 DISEASE-RESISTANCE LOCUS RECEPTOR-LIKE PROTEIN KINASE-like 2.4, whose product MAMVKIQPSFTSPSLSQPNCSLPFKCGNITAGYPFWGGDRSIGCGHPDLRLDCSYELFNYNNDEFSKHYDAPNIAINDVLYSILNIDEKAQTLRISRIDYLGSICSPQFPSTIINSSILDYDPAERFRSYGSLAPKRCNYSDIQKIKSFSNKLGQGGYGDVYKGMLPDGPPVAVKVLKESKGNNGEEFMNEVANISRTSNVNIVTLLGFCCQRNERALIYEFMPNGSLDKFIYDQESSSTNQKLDWKTKFQIAVGIARGLEYLHRGCSIRIVHFDIKPRNILLNEDFCPKISDFALAKQSKNKESILLMLEARGTIGYIAPEVYSRNFGGVSHKSDVYSYGIMILEIVGGKKNIDDATSHTGEIYSSHWLFKHLLSGEEQCIDLLGVVTAEEKEMAKKMIFVSLWCIQTFPSDRPSMTKVLEMLAGSLENLQAPPKPPTFSANMSPSKHIPPQHHQRQLESQKKPQ is encoded by the exons atgGCTATGGTCAAGATTCAGCCATCTTTCACCAGTCCTTCCTTGTCGCAGCCAAATTGCAGTCTTCCATTCAAATGCGGGAACATCACAGCCGGTTATCCTTTCTGGGGAGGTGACCGATCCATTGGTTGCGGCCATCCTGATCTACGGCTTGATTGTAGTTATGAATTGTTCAATTATAACAACGATGAGTTTTCAAAGCATTATGATGCACCTAACATAGCGATCAATGATGTGTTATACAGTATTTTGAATATTGACGAGAAAGCCCAAACTCTCAGGATTTCAAGAATAGACTACCTGGGCAGTATCTGCTCTCCCCAATTCCCTAGCACCATTATCAATTCTTCGATTCTTGATTATGATCCAGC AGAACGATTTAGAAGCTACGGGTCTCTTGCTCCAAAAAGATGTAATTATTCAGATattcaaaagataaaatcattcaGCAATAAACTTGGTCAAGGTGGCTATGGCGATGTTTACAAAGGAATGTTACCTGATGGCCCTCCTGTAGCTGTCAAGGTCTTGAAGGAATCTAAGGGTAATAATGGAGAAGAATTTATGAATGAGGTGGCTAATATCAGCAGAACATCCAATGTCAATATAGTCACTCTTCTAGGGTTTTGCTGCCAGAGAAATGAAAGAGCTTTGATTTATGAATTCATGCCTAATGGGTCCTTAgataaattcatatatgatCAAGAATCTTCAAGCACGAACCAAAAATTGGATTGGAAGACAAAGTTTCAGATTGCAGTTGGAATTGCAAGAGGACTAGAGTATTTACACAGAGGTTGTAGCATCAGGATtgtgcattttgatataaaacccCGCAACATTCTTTTGAATGAAGACTTTTGTCCAAAGATATCTGATTTTGCGCTTGCTAAACAATCCAAAAATAAGGAAAGTATCTTGTTAATGTTGGAAGCAAGAGGAACTATTGGGTATATTGCCCCAGAAGTATATAGTAGAAACTTTGGAGGAGTCTCTCACAAATCTGATGTGTATAGTTATGGAATAATGATTCTTGAAATAGTAGGAGGAaaaaagaatattgatgatGCAACATCTCACACCGGTGAAATATACTCTTCACATTGGTTATTCAAGCATCTTTTGTCAGGCGAAGAACAGTGCATCGATCTTCTTGGGGTTGTCACTGCAGAGGAAAAAGAGATGGCGAAGAAGATGATCTTTGTAAGCTTGTGGTGCATTCAAACTTTTCCATCTGACAGACCATCCATGACTAAGGTTTTGGAAATGCTGGCAGGTAGCCTAGAAAACTTGCAAGCTCCACCGAAACCTCCAACGTTTTCTGCAAATATGTCACCATCTAAGCATATTCCCCCGCAACATCACCAACGTCAACTTGAATCACAGAAGAAGCCACAGTGA
- the LOC123225312 gene encoding LEAF RUST 10 DISEASE-RESISTANCE LOCUS RECEPTOR-LIKE PROTEIN KINASE-like 2.1 — MTNYTIRLLPRLSLSLSLCKMVLHLSPSFCLFIITIIFIIVHVPASVSATNAKYENCSAPFRCANLENVSYPFWGASRPEYCGHPGYELDCPGEFAAVTILKINYRVFEVNYASRTLTVAREDYRDNICPSKLVDGSIDFSLFNYTSDAENITLYYRCPALLEDISAELLPFQFNCSSADKNTYNYFSIWGSDRVNSSMAEAICSYLSSCDTNVTIPVGQTAFTTMERNPTSVNLMEALREGFGLQWFTNDSLCDQCQGSGGLCGYDSDTGSFTCHCPDKSYPAHCPSKGGGETKAKSLKAGIIASVVGIIIILSMVGLGLLWKKITEDDQSTEAIIRNCGSHAPQRYKFSDVRNITKSFSEKLGQGGYGNVYKGKLPDGRLVAVKILKKSKGNGEEFINEVASMSRTSHVNIVSLLGFCFERNKRALIYEFMCNGSLNKFICDGESSTTNCNLEWKTLYQIAIGIARGLEYLHRGCDIRIVHFDIKPHNIILDEDFCPKISDFGLAKQSNQKNSIMSMLNTRGTVEYIAPEMFYRTFEGVSYKSDVYSYGMMILEVVGARKNIGFRVSHTSEIYFPDSIYNLLELGNDFGLPGIVTEEEKQTARKMILVSLWCIQTNPSDRPSMTKVVEMLEGRPENLQIPPKPYWSSPPRSPKLSLLASSSAQLASECE; from the exons ATGACAAATTATACCATTAGACTACTTCCacgtctctccctctctctgtctctctgcAAAATGGTTTTACATCTCTCTCCAAGCTTCTGCCTATTCATCATCACCATAATCTTCATCATAGTCCATGTTCCAGCATCTGTGTCAGCCACTAATGCGAAATATGAAAATTGCAGCGCCCCTTTTCGCTGTGCAAACTTGGAGAATGTTTCATACCCCTTCTGGGGAGCGAGTAGGCCAGAGTATTGCGGGCACCCGGGTTATGAATTGGACTGCCCTGGCGAGTTTGCGGCGGTTACCATCTTGAAGATAAACTACAGAGTGTTCGAAGTCAATTACGCTTCTCGAACTCTCACTGTTGCTAGGGAAGATTACCGGGATAACATTTGTCCCTCAAAGCTTGTAGACGGTTCTATAGATTTCAGCCTCTTTAATTATACTTCTGATGCAGAAAACATAACGCTGTACTATCGTTGCCCTGCTCTGTTGGAAGATATTTCGGCCGAGCTGCTTCCCTTTCAGTTTAACTGCAGCTCGGCAGATAAAAACACCTATAATTACTTTTCCATATGGGGCAGCGATAGAGTCAATAGTAGCATGGCTGAAGCCATTTGTAGTTACCTCAGCAGTTGTGATACCAACGTTACGATTCCGGTGGGACAAACAGCATTTACGACCATGGAGAGAAATCCAACTTCGGTGAATCTGATGGAAGCTCTTAGGGAGGGTTTTGGGTTGCAATGGTTCACAAATGATAGCTTGTGTGACCAATGTCAAGGTTCAGGTGGGCTGTGTGGATATGACTCTGATACTGGCAGTTTCACTTGCCATTGTCCCGATAAGTCTTATCCAGCGCATTGTCCCTCTAAAG GTGGAGGGGAAACGAAAGCAAAATCTCTTAAAGCAG GAATTATAGCTAGTGTCGTGGGGATTATAATTATCCTCTCAATGGTTGGCCTGGGGCTATTGTGGAAGAAGATAACAGAAGATGATCAAAGCACGGAGGCCATTATTAGAAATTGCGGATCGCATGCTCCACAAAGATATAAATTTTCTGATGttagaaatattacaaaatcaTTCAGCGAGAAACTTGGTCAAGGAGGCTATGGTAATGTTTACAAAGGAAAACTGCCCGATGGTCGTCTTGTGGCAGTGAAGATCTTGAAGAAATCTAAGGGCAATGGAGAGGAGTTCATCAACGAGGTGGCTAGCATGAGTAGAACATCCCATGTAAATATAGTAAGTCTTCTGGGTTTTTGCTTTGAGAGGAATAAAAGAGCTTTAATCTATGAATTCATGTGCAATGGAtctttaaataagtttatatgtGATGGAGAATCTTCGACTACAAATTGCAATTTGGAGTGGAAAACACTATATCAAATCGCAATTGGCATTGCCAGAGGACTAGAATACTTGCACAGAGGTTGTGATATAAGAATtgtgcattttgatataaaacctCACAACATTATTTTAGATGAGGACTTTTGTCCAAAAATTTCTGATTTTGGGCTGGCTAAACAATCCAACCAGAAAAACAGTATCATGTCAATGTTAAACACAAGAGGAACAGTAGAATATATTGCACCAGAAATGTTCTATAGAACCTTTGAAGGAGTATCTTACAAATCTGATGTCTACAGTTATGGAATGATGATTTTAGAAGTAGTTGGAGCAAGAAAGAATATTGGTTTCAGGGTATCACACACAAGTGAAATATATTTTCCAGATTCAATTTATAACCTTCTTGAACTGGGTAACGATTTTGGACTTCCAGGCATTGTCACTGAAGAGGAAAAACAGACAGCAAGAAAGATGATACTGGTGAGCTTGTGGTGCATTCAAACCAATCCATCTGATAGACCATCAATGACCAAAGTTGTGGAGATGTTGGAAGGTAGGCcagaaaatttacaaattccACCAAAACCTTATTGGTCGTCCCCACCAAGATCCCCCAAACTTTCTTTGCTGGCATCTTCGTCAGCACAGCTTGCTTCAGAATGTGAGTGA
- the LOC123225322 gene encoding uncharacterized protein LOC123225322 isoform X2: MLGTNLQFGRVRGEDRFYMTVKARRNQNQMQKKQAAAKSGENESVSPENTKDCVVKPSISSDVSVPEPSVVSVSNLDRFLKFTTPSVPAQYLSKTAVRSWRTCGEEFQPYFTLGDLWESFKEWSVYGAGVPLVLDQSDSVIQYYVPYLSGIQLYGESTQSATMSRNLGVIMEKHL; encoded by the exons ATGTTGGGAACTAATTTACAGTTCGGGCGTGTACGTGGCGAGGATCGGTTTTACATGACTGTGAAGGCCAGAAGGAATCAGAACCAAATGCAGAAAAAACAAGCAGCAGCAAAAAGTGGCGAAAATGAGAGTGTATCACCGGAAAACACCAAAGACTGTGTCGTGAAGCCTTCAATTTCAAGTGACGTTTCAGTACCTGAACCATCTGTAGTCTCTGTTAGTAACCTTGATAGATTCTTGAAATTCACCACGCCTTCCGTACCGGCTCAATATTTATCTAAG ACCGCAGTGAGAAGTTGGAGAACTTGCGGTGAAGAGTTTCAGCCTTACTTCACATTGGGTGATCTGTGGGAGTCCTTTAAGGAATGGAGTGTCTATGGGGCTGGAGTGCCTCTGGTACTTGATCAGAGTGATTCTGTTATTCAATACTATGTCCCTTATCTGTCAGGAATCCAATTGTACGGTGAATCTACTCAGTCAGCCACTATGTCAAG GAATCTAGGGGTAATAATGGAGAAGCATTTATGA
- the LOC123226134 gene encoding delta(7)-sterol-C5(6)-desaturase 1-like, giving the protein MEDDYLQLFVDETSFYNRIVLRFLLPSSLWEPLPHVVQTWLRNYLAGSLLYLISGFLWCLYIYYYKRNVYVPKDDIPSRRAMLLQVYVAMKAMPWYSALPTLSEYMVENGWTKCFSRINDVGWLAYLVYLAIYLVFVEFGIYWMHRELHDIKFLYKHLHATHHIYNKQNTLSPFAGLAFHPLDGILQALPHVIALFIIPTHFTTHLGLLFLEAIWTANIHDCINGKLWPVMGAAYHTIHHTTYRHNYGHYTIWMDWMLGTLCDPIDDVGGKKM; this is encoded by the exons ATGGAGGATGATTATTTGCAACTCTTTGTGGACGAGACCTCTTTCTATAACCGCATTGTGTTGCGATTTTTGTTGCCCTCTTCTTTGTGGGAGCCGCTCCCGCATGTTGTCCAAACTTGGCTTCGTAACTACCTTGCTGGCTCGCTTCTTTACCTCATTTCTGGATTCTTGTGGTGCTTGTACATCTACTACTACAAACGCAACGTTTATGTCCCTAaag ATGATATCCCGTCTAGAAGGGCCATGCTGTTGCAAGTATATGTTGCTATGAAAGCCATGCCTTGGTACTCTGCTCTTCCTACACTTTCTGAGTACATGGTTGAAAACGGGTGGACTAAATGTTTCTCGAGAATAAATGATGTTGGTTGGCTTGCCTACCTGGTGTATCTAGCCATTTATCTTGTATTTGTGGAATTTGGGATTTATTGGATGCATCGAGAGTTGCATGACATAAAATTTTTGTACAAGCATCTTCATGCAACCCATCACATCTACAACAAGCAGAATACTCTTTCTCCATTTGCTG gtTTGGCATTTCACCCACTGGATGGTATACTGCAGGCACTGCCGCATGTTATAGCACTCTTCATAATACCGACCCATTTTACAACACATTTAGGCCTATTATTCCTGGAGGCTATATGGACTGCAAACATTCATGATTGCATCAACGGCAAGCTATGGCCTGTGATGGGTGCTGCCTACCACACCATTCACCACACCACCTACCGGCATAATTATGGCCATTATACAATATGGATGGATTGGATGCTTGGAACCCTTTGCGATCCCATTGATGATGTCGGTGGGAAAAAGATGTAA
- the LOC123225322 gene encoding uncharacterized protein LOC123225322 isoform X3: MLGTNLQFGRVRGEDRFYMTVKARRNQNQMQKKQAAAKSGENESVSPENTKDCVVKPSISSDVSVPEPSVVSVSNLDRFLKFTTPSVPAQYLSKTAVRSWRTCGEEFQPYFTLGDLWESFKEWSVYGAGVPLVLDQSDSVIQYYVPYLSGIQLYGESTQSATMSRSDKSE; encoded by the exons ATGTTGGGAACTAATTTACAGTTCGGGCGTGTACGTGGCGAGGATCGGTTTTACATGACTGTGAAGGCCAGAAGGAATCAGAACCAAATGCAGAAAAAACAAGCAGCAGCAAAAAGTGGCGAAAATGAGAGTGTATCACCGGAAAACACCAAAGACTGTGTCGTGAAGCCTTCAATTTCAAGTGACGTTTCAGTACCTGAACCATCTGTAGTCTCTGTTAGTAACCTTGATAGATTCTTGAAATTCACCACGCCTTCCGTACCGGCTCAATATTTATCTAAG ACCGCAGTGAGAAGTTGGAGAACTTGCGGTGAAGAGTTTCAGCCTTACTTCACATTGGGTGATCTGTGGGAGTCCTTTAAGGAATGGAGTGTCTATGGGGCTGGAGTGCCTCTGGTACTTGATCAGAGTGATTCTGTTATTCAATACTATGTCCCTTATCTGTCAGGAATCCAATTGTACGGTGAATCTACTCAGTCAGCCACTATGTCAAG GTCAGATAAATCAGAATGA